One Tolypothrix bouteillei VB521301 DNA window includes the following coding sequences:
- a CDS encoding glycosyltransferase, with the protein MIITKLSKYSLQLVRQRGFQIHTVTFFLLSIFVLFSAVIAAWFAGDEVITHIFAKIYEWQKYPPTWLQVPMVPKQYLLAPTVLLLLSVLAIVKISPQPQAWSRRFVVGVLLCLTLRYIVWRSLSTLNLANPLVGVFSLGLFFFEMFALLNTIIQLFLMLNVKDRRQEATRKSIAVIQGIFTPSVDILIPTYNEPVFILRRTIIGCQALEYTNKKIYILDDTKRPEMKKLAEELGCECITRSDNKYAKAGNLNHAIAQTDGELIVVFDADFVPTKNFLTRTVGFFQDENTALVQTPQSFYNADPISRNLGLENILTPDEEGFYRQLQPIRDAAGSVVCCGTSFIVRRSALESVGGFVTDSLSEDYFTGISLSAKGYNLIYLNEQLSAGLAAENISAYVTQRMRWARGTLQAFFIKSNPLTIPGLTFIQRLGHLEGLLNHSSSIARVYFLLIPLAYLFLGVIPIHATAVEIIYFYLPVYIINFAVFSWLNYRSRSALLSDIYSLILCFPLALNQIKVMLNPFARGFKVTPKGKTIYRYYYNWQLAIPLIILFIATAFGLCCNLTMFVTGSSWTTTVPPELDLQVKGISLGWYWSAYNLITIAISLLVLLDAPKLDTYEWFDLRRVLRLHFGERNLWGVSRMISEGGIEVALNQKPPFDLVENRPVKVEIVEENLLLDARVEWIGLKNEFPTVRVRFESVSLLQQRRLVEMLFCRPGQWKRNNVPGELGSLLLILKILLRPRILFNRKVDRTPLAVAKI; encoded by the coding sequence ATGATAATTACAAAATTGAGTAAATACAGCCTCCAACTCGTTCGCCAGAGAGGTTTCCAAATCCACACTGTTACATTTTTTTTATTAAGCATCTTTGTCTTATTTAGTGCTGTCATTGCAGCCTGGTTTGCAGGCGATGAGGTAATCACTCATATTTTTGCCAAGATTTATGAATGGCAAAAGTACCCGCCAACCTGGTTACAAGTACCAATGGTACCAAAGCAGTATTTACTAGCACCCACTGTGTTGCTATTGTTATCTGTTTTGGCGATCGTAAAAATTTCTCCCCAACCTCAAGCTTGGTCTCGAAGGTTTGTGGTAGGAGTTCTGCTGTGCTTGACCTTGCGTTACATTGTGTGGCGCTCGCTTTCCACGCTCAATTTAGCCAATCCCCTCGTAGGCGTTTTTAGCTTGGGGCTATTCTTTTTTGAAATGTTCGCGCTCCTGAATACAATTATTCAGTTGTTTCTAATGCTTAATGTCAAAGATCGCCGTCAGGAAGCAACTAGAAAATCGATCGCTGTTATTCAAGGAATCTTTACACCATCTGTTGATATTTTGATACCAACCTATAATGAACCCGTTTTTATTTTGCGGCGTACAATTATTGGTTGCCAAGCACTAGAATACACTAATAAAAAAATCTATATTCTGGATGATACTAAACGTCCGGAAATGAAAAAATTAGCTGAAGAATTAGGATGTGAATGTATAACACGTTCTGATAATAAATATGCCAAAGCGGGAAATTTAAATCATGCTATAGCTCAAACTGATGGCGAACTCATTGTTGTTTTTGATGCAGATTTTGTACCGACTAAAAATTTTCTTACCCGCACAGTTGGCTTTTTTCAAGATGAAAACACAGCACTCGTGCAAACACCTCAAAGTTTTTATAATGCCGATCCTATATCCCGCAACCTTGGTTTAGAAAATATTCTCACTCCAGACGAAGAAGGATTTTACCGTCAACTTCAACCCATTCGTGATGCAGCAGGGAGCGTAGTTTGTTGTGGGACTTCCTTTATTGTTCGACGCAGCGCATTAGAAAGTGTCGGTGGGTTCGTGACAGATTCCTTAAGCGAAGACTATTTCACGGGAATAAGTCTTTCTGCAAAAGGCTACAATTTAATTTATCTCAACGAACAATTGAGTGCAGGTTTAGCGGCGGAAAACATAAGTGCTTACGTAACTCAGCGAATGCGTTGGGCGCGGGGTACATTGCAAGCATTTTTTATTAAATCCAATCCTTTAACAATTCCCGGACTGACTTTCATTCAACGATTGGGTCATTTGGAAGGATTGTTGAACCATTCTAGCAGTATTGCGCGTGTTTATTTCCTCTTGATACCACTTGCCTATTTATTTTTAGGTGTCATTCCCATTCATGCAACCGCAGTCGAAATTATATATTTCTACTTACCTGTTTATATAATAAATTTTGCAGTTTTTTCTTGGTTGAATTATCGCTCGCGCTCTGCTTTACTATCAGATATTTATTCTCTAATTTTGTGTTTTCCCCTTGCATTAAATCAGATAAAAGTGATGTTGAATCCTTTTGCTAGAGGATTTAAAGTCACGCCAAAAGGAAAAACAATTTATAGATACTACTACAACTGGCAATTGGCAATTCCTCTGATTATTTTATTCATTGCTACCGCCTTTGGCTTGTGTTGCAATTTAACAATGTTTGTGACAGGTAGTTCTTGGACTACAACAGTCCCACCAGAACTAGATTTACAAGTCAAAGGTATCAGCTTGGGTTGGTATTGGAGCGCTTATAATTTAATAACAATTGCTATTTCTCTTCTGGTATTACTGGATGCACCTAAATTAGACACATATGAATGGTTTGATTTAAGACGGGTTCTTCGCTTACATTTTGGAGAGCGAAACCTTTGGGGAGTATCCAGAATGATTTCAGAAGGAGGGATAGAAGTTGCTCTCAATCAGAAACCTCCCTTTGATTTAGTTGAAAATAGACCTGTAAAAGTAGAAATTGTCGAAGAAAACTTACTGCTAGATGCACGAGTTGAGTGGATTGGGTTGAAAAATGAATTTCCGACCGTGAGAGTTAGGTTTGAATCAGTCAGCTTACTCCAACAACGCCGCCTTGTGGAAATGTTATTTTGTCGTCCCGGACAGTGGAAGCGCAACAACGTACCGGGAGAGTTGGGTTCTTTGCTGTTGATATTGAAAATTTTGTTAAGACCGCGCATTCTTTTTAATAGAAAAGTCGATCGCACTCCGCTTGCTGTTGCTAAGATTTGA
- a CDS encoding Uma2 family endonuclease encodes MQSATTYPVRWTTYDLEIFEGDRVNRYEIIDGELFVTRAPDWKHQAVCINIGTVLKLWSDESGLGQPAVTPGIVFSESDNVIPDIVWVSQERLERLLDEAGHLTAAPELVVEVLSPGKANERRDREAKLKLYSVQGVHEYWIVNLKDQTVEIYRRQNAVLKLIVTLYQQDELTSPILPGFSCLVSKFF; translated from the coding sequence ATGCAGTCAGCCACCACCTATCCAGTCCGTTGGACAACTTATGACTTGGAAATTTTTGAGGGCGATCGCGTCAATCGCTACGAAATTATTGACGGAGAATTGTTTGTGACCAGAGCACCCGATTGGAAGCATCAAGCTGTTTGCATCAATATTGGAACTGTACTGAAGCTATGGTCGGATGAGAGTGGTTTGGGTCAACCTGCAGTTACCCCAGGGATTGTTTTTTCAGAATCAGATAATGTCATCCCCGATATTGTTTGGGTAAGTCAGGAACGTTTGGAAAGATTGCTAGATGAAGCAGGACATCTCACAGCTGCGCCGGAGTTGGTCGTTGAAGTTTTATCTCCAGGTAAAGCAAATGAAAGACGGGACAGAGAAGCCAAGCTAAAGTTGTACTCAGTGCAGGGCGTTCATGAATATTGGATTGTGAACCTTAAAGACCAAACAGTTGAGATTTACCGCCGTCAGAATGCGGTGCTAAAGCTTATAGTTACCCTATATCAACAGGATGAGCTAACCAGCCCAATATTACCTGGTTTTAGCTGCTTAGTCAGCAAGTTTTTTTAG
- a CDS encoding ArnT family glycosyltransferase, which produces MLFKTQSVARKRVFIEFLPSLPYISLLIWTLPLLFLNSGQDSLMAHDEGLYAWRSRFMLESGDWIHPWSTPHHKTPGPYWLIASAYTLFGIHETSVRLPSAIAGILSVLLLYEIGKILLGKKVAWLAAAILSVEFLWLQYSRLGTPDVPTIFLVLLAIWSFLKAELHPRSRFSWSFLAGLSFGLGFLVRSFMIVLPIVALLPYLIWEHRRHRHLSNPMLYLGFTVGLIPTGIWLWLNFQHYGKNSFVELINFVINLSSGERNNNGLEFYFWNLPVRAFPWFFVSLLGLGVVMRRPVPRHHLILVGFPLTLLVELTLFPTRLPHYSLALYPFIALLAAVGLNWLGKGYTNFRLVTEPDKGTRQTTQRIPPSPSLPLPPYPQRGPRVPPSSLARNLSYTFGGLGVVLLIAGVVAFTIGDAEVRKYAAMVLVLGMGWLILPAIWIARYHYGQKYFTVRYWIAGWLIPAWLTLAVAGSTGIIGDYNPDLKSFIRQPEIAQVLSSSPVHFVQTGGKIAVLLNFYTPHHGQKVQKVSELPAASYAWIPTKNMTSVSQPYRILGTVQKVNLIQLLNKDKLKEK; this is translated from the coding sequence ATGTTATTTAAAACACAGTCTGTTGCTCGAAAGAGGGTTTTCATCGAGTTTTTACCGAGTTTACCTTATATAAGCTTGTTAATTTGGACACTTCCGCTACTGTTCTTGAACTCAGGACAAGATAGCTTGATGGCACACGATGAAGGGCTTTATGCTTGGCGATCGCGTTTCATGCTAGAGTCAGGAGACTGGATACATCCATGGTCAACGCCCCACCACAAAACCCCAGGTCCCTACTGGTTAATAGCCAGTGCCTATACTTTGTTCGGAATTCATGAAACTAGCGTGCGATTGCCAAGTGCGATCGCGGGAATCCTGAGCGTACTACTTTTATATGAGATCGGCAAAATTCTCTTAGGGAAAAAAGTGGCTTGGTTAGCTGCTGCGATTTTAAGTGTCGAATTCCTCTGGTTGCAGTACAGTCGTTTGGGTACACCGGATGTACCTACGATTTTCTTGGTACTTTTGGCTATTTGGTCTTTCTTAAAAGCAGAATTACATCCCCGATCCCGCTTTAGTTGGAGTTTTCTTGCTGGTTTAAGTTTTGGTTTGGGCTTCTTAGTCAGAAGCTTCATGATTGTCTTACCTATCGTTGCTTTGCTACCTTACCTAATTTGGGAGCATCGCCGACATCGTCATCTGAGCAACCCAATGTTGTACTTGGGATTTACCGTGGGTTTAATTCCTACTGGGATCTGGCTTTGGCTCAACTTTCAACACTATGGTAAAAACAGTTTTGTAGAATTAATCAATTTTGTGATTAATTTAAGTTCTGGCGAACGGAATAATAACGGGTTGGAGTTTTATTTCTGGAATTTACCAGTGCGAGCATTTCCCTGGTTTTTTGTGAGTCTTCTGGGCTTGGGCGTAGTTATGCGCCGTCCCGTTCCTCGCCACCATCTCATCCTTGTTGGTTTTCCTCTCACTTTATTAGTGGAACTGACTCTTTTCCCGACTCGCTTACCTCACTACAGTCTCGCCCTCTATCCGTTCATCGCTTTACTGGCTGCTGTTGGTTTGAATTGGTTGGGTAAAGGATATACTAATTTTCGATTAGTCACGGAGCCTGACAAAGGAACGAGACAAACTACGCAGAGAATCCCCCCCTCTCCCTCTCTCCCCCTTCCCCCCTATCCCCAGAGGGGACCCCGAGTTCCCCCCTCTTCCCTAGCCCGCAATCTCAGTTATACCTTTGGTGGATTGGGTGTTGTACTCTTAATAGCAGGTGTTGTGGCTTTTACTATCGGTGATGCAGAAGTTCGCAAGTACGCTGCTATGGTATTGGTATTGGGAATGGGTTGGCTGATTTTGCCTGCAATTTGGATTGCTCGTTACCATTACGGTCAAAAGTATTTCACAGTTCGCTATTGGATCGCAGGGTGGTTAATTCCTGCTTGGTTGACTTTGGCTGTCGCTGGTAGTACTGGTATCATAGGCGACTATAACCCAGATTTGAAATCTTTTATTCGTCAACCTGAGATTGCTCAAGTTTTGTCTTCTTCACCCGTTCATTTTGTCCAAACGGGTGGCAAAATTGCTGTTTTGCTTAATTTCTACACCCCCCATCACGGACAGAAGGTACAAAAAGTTTCTGAACTTCCGGCTGCTAGCTACGCTTGGATTCCTACAAAAAATATGACTTCAGTATCTCAGCCTTATCGTATTTTGGGTACCGTGCAAAAGGTAAATCTAATTCAACTTCTGAATAAAGATAAGCTAAAAGAAAAATAG
- a CDS encoding type II toxin-antitoxin system PemK/MazF family toxin → MEGSIENLGKGDVISVPFPFSDASATKRRPALIIAESDSNNIMVCPITSKPGRDYEIKLEDQDFRIGKLNLSPCFIRPNIIATVDKSNVIKQMGRLKDEKMNEVIKTIIEILQKPFEPSPSTSKALERGKNPKSQTR, encoded by the coding sequence GTGGAAGGATCTATAGAAAATTTAGGCAAAGGCGATGTTATCTCAGTACCTTTTCCATTTTCAGATGCATCTGCCACTAAGAGAAGACCTGCCTTGATAATAGCAGAATCAGATAGTAACAATATCATGGTCTGTCCTATCACCAGTAAACCGGGCAGAGACTATGAAATTAAGTTGGAAGACCAAGACTTCAGGATTGGTAAACTAAACTTAAGCCCTTGCTTTATTCGCCCTAATATCATCGCGACAGTTGACAAAAGTAACGTCATTAAGCAAATGGGCAGATTGAAGGACGAAAAAATGAATGAAGTTATTAAGACAATTATTGAAATCCTTCAAAAGCCGTTTGAGCCTTCACCATCAACATCAAAAGCTTTGGAAAGAGGCAAAAATCCAAAATCACAGACAAGGTAA
- a CDS encoding TPM domain-containing protein — MFKKALSLALKCTLICFVLCCISVPAQAITIREVPNPHLYNQGWVTDMANLLNPETEEQLNQVLSDLEKKTGNEIAVVTVTETAPSSSPKQFARDLFYRWGLGKNGKTYGVLFLISKNDRRVEIKTGVGTPSVLPNRRVKEIIELEIIPQFKLGEFSSGIVAGTQALVSSLSDQKSLYLEDIAEYHPEAIFFGLIGVAVIGSAIAIALALRHPLLAPNGRSRVYKTEKDEVAKCTQCRQPMTKIDSLSLISYLSKPEQAAQTLGSVSFEGWRCPKCYPNPTETGVHIRAYAPKNRQFTMCPTCKELTVERTSQILQRATTANKGQKIVTEKCYCCDYYKADVITIPAISSDYSSGFDGGGGSSGGDSGGGGGDGGSW; from the coding sequence ATGTTTAAAAAAGCTCTGTCGTTAGCTTTAAAGTGTACTTTAATTTGCTTTGTGCTTTGCTGTATTTCTGTACCCGCACAAGCTATTACTATCCGAGAAGTTCCCAACCCTCATTTATACAATCAAGGTTGGGTGACAGATATGGCAAATTTACTCAACCCGGAAACCGAAGAGCAGTTGAATCAAGTTCTATCTGATTTGGAGAAAAAAACGGGAAATGAAATAGCTGTGGTGACAGTCACAGAAACAGCGCCTAGTTCCAGCCCAAAGCAGTTTGCAAGAGACCTTTTTTATCGCTGGGGACTTGGCAAAAACGGAAAAACCTACGGTGTGTTATTTTTAATTTCTAAAAATGACCGCAGAGTAGAAATTAAAACTGGCGTAGGAACTCCATCAGTTTTACCTAACAGGCGTGTTAAGGAAATTATTGAGTTAGAAATCATTCCTCAATTTAAATTAGGGGAATTTTCTTCAGGGATAGTTGCGGGAACACAAGCACTTGTTTCTTCTTTATCAGATCAGAAATCTCTTTATCTGGAGGATATTGCTGAGTACCATCCAGAAGCAATTTTCTTTGGATTGATAGGAGTTGCTGTCATAGGAAGTGCGATCGCGATCGCACTAGCTCTCCGCCATCCTTTACTTGCACCCAATGGTCGTTCTCGGGTGTACAAAACTGAAAAAGATGAAGTAGCAAAATGCACTCAATGCCGACAGCCCATGACAAAAATAGACTCATTATCACTGATTTCTTACCTTAGCAAACCAGAGCAAGCTGCTCAAACATTAGGTAGCGTTAGTTTTGAGGGATGGCGGTGTCCAAAATGTTATCCCAACCCTACTGAAACAGGAGTTCACATACGTGCTTATGCACCTAAGAATCGTCAATTTACTATGTGTCCCACCTGTAAGGAATTGACAGTAGAACGTACATCACAGATTTTGCAAAGAGCCACTACAGCCAACAAAGGTCAAAAAATAGTGACTGAAAAATGCTATTGTTGCGACTATTACAAGGCAGATGTCATAACAATACCTGCAATTAGTTCGGATTACTCTAGTGGTTTTGATGGTGGAGGTGGTAGTTCCGGCGGTGACTCTGGAGGTGGAGGTGGAGATGGCGGTAGCTGGTAG
- a CDS encoding class I SAM-dependent methyltransferase, translating into MPLKPEQRDKLDSTDDKLFYEYPRFVTHVDEGFIQQLSELYRERLKPNTRIFDMMSSWVSHLPEEMEFDHVEGHGLNAEELQRNPRLNHYFVQNLNENPQLPLPDANFDAVLNCVSVQYLQYPEAIFSEIHRILKPGGVAIVSFSNRMFFQKAIQAWREGNEASRVALVKSYFSSVPGFSPPEVIARQSTAPNLLQWLGVGGGDPFYAVIAYRNN; encoded by the coding sequence ATGCCATTAAAACCAGAGCAACGTGACAAGCTAGACAGTACAGATGACAAGCTGTTTTATGAATACCCCCGCTTCGTGACTCACGTGGATGAAGGTTTTATTCAACAGCTGAGTGAGTTGTACCGCGAGCGACTCAAACCCAACACCCGCATCTTTGACATGATGAGTAGTTGGGTCTCCCATCTCCCAGAAGAGATGGAATTTGACCATGTAGAAGGACATGGGCTGAATGCTGAGGAACTACAACGCAATCCACGGTTAAATCATTACTTCGTACAGAATCTCAACGAAAATCCCCAACTTCCTTTACCAGATGCAAATTTTGATGCTGTACTCAACTGTGTTTCCGTCCAGTACTTACAATATCCAGAGGCAATTTTTTCAGAAATTCACCGCATTCTGAAACCGGGTGGTGTAGCAATTGTCAGCTTTTCCAACCGAATGTTTTTCCAAAAAGCAATTCAAGCATGGCGCGAGGGTAATGAAGCGAGTCGCGTTGCACTAGTAAAAAGTTACTTCTCTTCTGTACCGGGCTTTTCCCCTCCAGAAGTGATTGCACGCCAGTCAACAGCTCCCAATCTACTACAGTGGCTCGGTGTTGGAGGGGGAGATCCATTCTACGCTGTCATAGCATATCGCAATAATTAA
- a CDS encoding DUF4079 domain-containing protein, whose product MELADFLGLVHPAIAVFFVFPLIGMVVNFAWQTRQRRLESKNSQKSKIPPVVGVEHRQLGNWLTGAVVGLVLIGLAYPIGKNIIKNQLWSKDAFQVAFILIMFAVTITSLVFLYRVKQPLWRGVFATLTGAGIVILGYQDGVFRRDNEWYWSHYYYGITAALLMIFSLAIVPDIYKDRSNRWRTVHTILNCVALLLFIGQGITGTRDLLEIPLSWQEPYIYQCDFANKTCPK is encoded by the coding sequence ATGGAGTTAGCAGATTTTCTTGGTCTTGTCCATCCAGCGATCGCAGTCTTTTTCGTATTTCCTCTGATTGGCATGGTAGTTAACTTTGCATGGCAAACACGTCAGCGACGCCTGGAATCCAAAAATTCACAGAAAAGCAAGATTCCACCTGTAGTGGGAGTAGAACACAGACAGCTTGGCAATTGGCTGACAGGCGCAGTTGTAGGATTGGTGTTGATAGGGCTTGCTTATCCAATTGGGAAAAACATTATTAAAAATCAATTGTGGAGTAAAGATGCTTTCCAAGTTGCTTTTATTCTTATAATGTTTGCGGTTACAATTACCTCTTTAGTCTTCCTGTATCGTGTCAAGCAACCACTATGGCGGGGAGTCTTTGCTACTTTAACTGGTGCGGGTATAGTTATTCTTGGCTATCAGGATGGAGTCTTTCGCCGTGACAATGAATGGTACTGGTCTCATTACTACTACGGAATAACTGCTGCTTTGCTCATGATTTTTTCTTTAGCAATTGTTCCTGATATCTATAAAGATAGATCGAATCGTTGGCGCACAGTCCACACAATTTTAAATTGCGTTGCCTTGTTACTGTTTATCGGACAAGGTATAACGGGTACAAGAGACTTACTAGAAATTCCTTTAAGTTGGCAAGAGCCTTACATTTATCAGTGCGATTTTGCTAATAAAACCTGTCCGAAATAG
- a CDS encoding DUF427 domain-containing protein, which translates to MPKAIWNGAVIAESNDTVVVEGNHYFPPSAVNKEYFKESDTHTTCPWKGVASYYSIEVDGQLNKDAAWYYPSAKDKAKNIEGYIAFWRGVKVES; encoded by the coding sequence ATGCCCAAAGCAATCTGGAATGGTGCTGTTATAGCCGAAAGCAATGACACTGTAGTTGTGGAAGGCAACCATTACTTCCCCCCGAGCGCAGTCAATAAGGAATACTTTAAGGAAAGCGACACCCATACAACTTGCCCTTGGAAGGGTGTTGCTAGTTACTACAGCATTGAAGTTGACGGACAACTTAATAAGGATGCTGCTTGGTACTATCCTAGTGCTAAGGATAAGGCAAAGAATATTGAAGGTTATATTGCCTTTTGGAGAGGGGTTAAGGTTGAATCATAG
- the recQ gene encoding DNA helicase RecQ: MYQSPTLEQALKHHFGYDTFRLGQRQIIEQALLNRDLLIVMPTGGGKSLCFQLPALLKKGVTVVVSPLIALMQDQVEALRNNGVSATFLNSSLNAYQVRSREEALLQGKIKLLYVAPERLVSERFLPLLDLVHHKVGISAFAIDEAHCVSEWGHDFRPEYRQLKLLRQRYPDIPVSALTATATDRVRADIIQQLGLNQPNIHISSFNRTNLYYEVRSKTKSAYAELLELIRETDGSGIIYCLTRKKVDELTLKLQHEKIAALPYHAGLTDEERNQNQTRFIRDDVRVIVATIAFGMGINKPDVRFVVHFDLPRNIESYYQESGRAGRDGETSRCLLFYNFSDVKTIEWSINQKTDPQEQLIAKQQLRQMIDYAEGTVCRRTIQLGYFGERFAGNCGNCDNCRYPKPEQDWTIEAMKFLSCVARCKEKYGMGHIIDVLRGAKTQKIIQNGHDKLSTYGIGKDRGLDEWRMLGRSLLHKGFLEQTSDGYAVLKLNALSWEIMRRQRTVTVAIPVAQRVPLTDRDAKAAEVDLLLQKLRSLRKQIADAQSVAPYVIFSDSTLRLMAQSQPKSLLEFSKLSGVASHKVSQYGDQFLAAIRAYHQKQGLLEKKLNSTPSDELPIGTELQTLQLHQQGLSVAEIAKKRNLRPRTIIDHLCNLIEKKQPIDLNLLVSVEKQQKILQVLEILGDVPLTPIKEYLGDRYSFDEIRLVKITWRCRGKR, encoded by the coding sequence ATGTATCAGTCTCCCACTTTAGAACAAGCGCTAAAACACCACTTTGGTTATGACACCTTCCGCCTCGGACAACGGCAAATCATCGAACAAGCGCTCTTAAATCGGGATTTACTGATCGTTATGCCCACTGGTGGGGGAAAATCGTTGTGTTTTCAACTTCCCGCACTCTTGAAAAAAGGTGTCACTGTTGTTGTGTCGCCACTTATAGCTTTGATGCAAGACCAAGTGGAAGCATTGCGAAATAACGGTGTTTCTGCAACCTTCCTAAACAGCAGCCTCAATGCCTATCAGGTGCGATCGCGTGAAGAAGCCCTGCTCCAAGGTAAGATAAAACTACTCTACGTTGCGCCAGAACGTCTGGTCAGCGAAAGATTTCTGCCTTTACTCGATCTTGTCCATCACAAAGTTGGTATTTCTGCCTTTGCAATTGACGAAGCGCATTGTGTTTCTGAGTGGGGACATGACTTTCGCCCGGAGTACCGCCAACTTAAGTTATTACGCCAACGCTACCCAGATATACCTGTCTCCGCCCTAACTGCGACAGCAACCGATCGCGTCCGCGCTGATATCATCCAACAATTAGGGTTAAACCAACCCAACATCCACATTTCTAGCTTTAACCGCACCAACCTTTACTACGAAGTCCGTTCTAAAACAAAATCTGCTTACGCAGAATTGTTGGAACTGATTCGAGAAACAGATGGTTCGGGAATCATCTATTGCTTAACCCGCAAAAAAGTTGATGAACTGACTCTAAAACTCCAGCATGAGAAAATTGCTGCCTTACCATATCATGCTGGATTAACTGATGAAGAACGCAATCAAAATCAAACTCGGTTTATTCGCGATGACGTGCGCGTTATCGTAGCAACAATTGCCTTTGGGATGGGAATTAATAAACCAGATGTCCGGTTTGTGGTTCACTTTGATTTACCCCGCAACATAGAAAGTTATTATCAAGAATCAGGTAGGGCGGGAAGAGATGGAGAAACATCTCGCTGTCTGCTTTTTTATAACTTTAGTGATGTCAAAACTATAGAGTGGAGTATCAATCAAAAAACCGACCCTCAAGAACAATTGATTGCCAAACAACAACTGCGGCAAATGATAGATTATGCTGAAGGAACAGTTTGCCGCCGAACAATTCAATTGGGTTACTTTGGAGAAAGGTTTGCAGGCAATTGTGGAAATTGCGATAACTGTCGGTATCCCAAGCCAGAGCAAGATTGGACTATCGAAGCCATGAAATTTTTATCTTGTGTGGCTCGATGCAAAGAAAAGTATGGAATGGGTCATATTATAGATGTGTTGCGAGGTGCAAAAACACAGAAAATTATCCAAAACGGACACGATAAACTCTCCACTTATGGGATTGGTAAAGATAGAGGTTTAGATGAATGGCGAATGCTAGGGCGTTCTTTGTTGCATAAAGGTTTTTTAGAACAAACAAGTGATGGTTACGCAGTCTTAAAACTAAATGCCTTAAGTTGGGAAATAATGCGCCGACAGCGAACAGTGACTGTTGCTATTCCAGTCGCACAAAGAGTACCCTTAACAGATAGGGATGCAAAAGCAGCAGAGGTGGATTTACTGTTGCAAAAATTGCGATCGCTTCGCAAACAAATTGCAGATGCTCAATCTGTAGCACCTTACGTCATCTTTTCTGACTCTACATTAAGATTAATGGCACAGAGCCAACCTAAAAGTTTATTAGAATTTAGTAAACTTTCTGGGGTAGCCAGTCATAAAGTCTCGCAATACGGAGACCAATTTCTAGCAGCAATTCGTGCTTACCATCAAAAACAAGGTTTGCTGGAAAAGAAACTGAATTCTACACCGTCTGACGAATTACCTATAGGGACAGAACTACAAACATTGCAATTGCACCAGCAAGGTTTGAGTGTTGCAGAAATTGCGAAAAAACGCAACCTTCGCCCAAGAACCATTATCGATCACCTTTGCAATCTCATTGAGAAGAAGCAGCCAATAGATTTAAATTTATTGGTTAGTGTAGAGAAGCAGCAAAAAATTTTACAAGTATTGGAAATTTTAGGAGATGTTCCTCTAACACCTATTAAAGAGTATCTTGGCGATCGCTATAGTTTTGATGAAATTCGTCTTGTAAAGATAACCTGGCGGTGTAGAGGTAAGAGGTAA